One Rhodococcus sp. P1Y DNA window includes the following coding sequences:
- a CDS encoding ABC transporter permease, giving the protein MSLDFEAPKTSEPEDVPPATAVSRKSSAPLWKLLLRDRVATVAAGILVIVFLTAIFGPMIIGDAATDQDLDRSNLPPFNLDTGWMNVLGTDPLGRSMLARLIVACRTTLSVAIPAVVLSAIIGSMIGMWAGYHRGWRETSAMRVADVIMSFPSLLMAVVVLYVFSPSAANIVLVLAITRIPIYLRTARAESAELQSRLFVDAARTFGASSGAVIRRHVAPILLPTLLTVATLDFCFVMLAESSLSFLGIGIQPPDVSWGLMVAQGRTYLQTAWWLSFFPGLAIVLTTVSATVLAAWARIATDPAQRWRLNVPRSKRSRLFPVRKVVS; this is encoded by the coding sequence ATGTCACTCGACTTCGAAGCACCCAAAACCTCCGAGCCCGAGGATGTTCCGCCAGCCACGGCGGTATCGCGGAAGAGTTCGGCGCCTCTGTGGAAGCTGCTGCTGCGTGACCGTGTCGCCACCGTCGCAGCCGGAATTCTCGTCATCGTCTTCCTGACGGCCATCTTCGGTCCGATGATCATCGGCGACGCCGCCACCGACCAGGATCTCGATCGTTCCAATCTGCCTCCGTTCAATCTCGACACCGGCTGGATGAATGTGCTCGGCACCGACCCGCTCGGCCGAAGCATGTTGGCGCGGTTGATCGTCGCGTGCCGGACGACACTGTCGGTTGCTATCCCCGCAGTTGTTCTGTCAGCGATCATCGGGTCCATGATCGGTATGTGGGCCGGCTACCACCGAGGCTGGCGTGAGACCTCGGCAATGCGTGTCGCCGACGTCATCATGAGTTTCCCTTCCCTGCTCATGGCCGTTGTCGTGCTGTACGTCTTCTCCCCGAGCGCCGCCAACATCGTCCTGGTTCTTGCCATCACGCGCATCCCGATCTACCTGCGCACGGCTCGCGCCGAGTCGGCCGAACTGCAGAGCCGCCTGTTCGTCGACGCAGCCCGCACGTTCGGAGCGTCGAGCGGAGCAGTGATCAGACGACACGTGGCACCGATTCTGCTGCCTACGTTGCTGACAGTCGCAACCCTCGACTTCTGCTTCGTCATGCTCGCGGAATCGTCGCTCAGCTTCCTCGGCATCGGCATTCAGCCACCCGATGTGAGCTGGGGTCTGATGGTCGCTCAGGGCCGCACCTACCTGCAGACCGCATGGTGGCTCTCGTTCTTCCCTGGCCTCGCTATCGTGCTCACCACCGTGTCCGCCACCGTGCTCGCAGCCTGGGCGCGCATCGCCACCGACCCAGCCCAGCGTTGGCGTCTCAACGTCCCCCGCTCGAAGAGGTCCCGCCTCTTTCCTGTCCGAAAGGTCGTCTCATGA
- a CDS encoding 2-hydroxyacid dehydrogenase has translation MTSVGSEISAEAQQDSVRAGRVLRVGPLKPSLMESLSSNYDALVLPDGDERAAFLALHGESISAAVTSGRTGVDAELMGHLPNLGAIVHFGVGYDTTDVDAARARGIGVSNTPDVLTDCVADIAVGLVLDTVRQLSFSDRYVREGRWVAEGNTPLTRQVTGKRVGIIGLGRIGTAIADRLSGFRCPISYHNRNEIEGSPYTYASTPQALAGGVDILIVAASGGAGTKHLVDSDVLDALGPQGYLINVARGSVVDEEALVSYLSDGRLAGAGLDVFADEPRVPETLLGLDNVVLLPHVGSGTIETRAAMQALTLENLDQFLADGTLTTPVTR, from the coding sequence ATGACATCGGTTGGATCGGAAATATCAGCTGAGGCACAACAGGATTCGGTCCGCGCAGGACGCGTGCTCCGAGTCGGGCCGCTGAAGCCGTCGTTGATGGAGTCGCTTTCCAGTAACTACGACGCCCTCGTTCTTCCTGACGGTGACGAGCGAGCTGCCTTCCTCGCGCTCCACGGCGAGTCGATCTCCGCCGCCGTCACATCGGGGCGGACCGGCGTCGACGCCGAATTGATGGGCCATTTGCCCAACCTCGGCGCCATCGTCCACTTCGGAGTCGGTTACGACACCACCGATGTCGACGCGGCACGTGCGCGCGGGATCGGCGTCAGCAACACCCCTGATGTTCTGACGGACTGTGTCGCGGACATCGCTGTCGGCTTGGTCCTGGACACGGTGCGGCAACTGTCCTTCTCCGATCGCTACGTGAGAGAAGGCCGGTGGGTGGCGGAAGGAAATACTCCGCTGACACGCCAGGTCACCGGCAAGCGCGTCGGGATCATCGGTCTCGGTCGGATCGGAACGGCAATTGCTGATCGCCTCAGCGGTTTCCGTTGCCCCATCAGCTATCACAATCGCAACGAGATCGAAGGTTCTCCCTACACCTACGCGTCGACGCCTCAGGCGCTGGCCGGTGGCGTCGACATCCTCATCGTGGCTGCGTCCGGAGGCGCCGGAACTAAGCATCTCGTCGACAGTGACGTGCTGGACGCATTGGGGCCGCAGGGCTACCTGATCAACGTCGCCCGCGGCAGCGTCGTCGATGAGGAGGCGTTGGTGTCGTATTTGTCGGACGGGCGACTCGCAGGCGCAGGCCTCGACGTGTTCGCAGATGAACCCCGAGTGCCTGAAACACTTCTCGGCTTGGACAACGTGGTTCTGCTACCCCACGTGGGGAGCGGCACGATCGAGACCAGGGCCGCCATGCAGGCGTTGACGCTCGAAAACCTCGACCAGTTCCTCGCCGACGGCACCCTCACCACGCCGGTGACGCGATGA
- a CDS encoding ABC transporter permease — protein sequence MFRFLRRRIYTSLVPLLVVLIGVFFLARLTGDPTSLYLPESATQAQREAFRATNGFDQPILTQLFDYFKGVVHLDFGDSLRTGEAASTMALRAFPATLQLAFATMFLAILGAVIIGCWAAYRPNSLADRISSLLSMTAASIPDFWFAIMGVYVFAILFGWLPTSGVDSGMLSWILPIATLLIRPLGVLTQVVRGAMVSALSAPYVRLARSKGAGDLRVVTHHALRNAAAPALTVAGDLMVGLVNGAVVVEAIFGWPGIGKLMIDAILQRDFAVLQAAVLLTAVSIFVLNIVIDACYALLDARVRDKAKV from the coding sequence ATGTTTCGTTTCCTTCGCCGTCGGATCTACACCAGTCTCGTCCCGCTTCTCGTCGTGCTCATCGGAGTCTTCTTTCTGGCCCGACTGACCGGCGACCCCACCAGCTTGTACTTGCCGGAATCGGCGACGCAGGCGCAGCGCGAAGCCTTCCGGGCCACCAACGGGTTCGACCAGCCGATCCTGACGCAGCTTTTCGACTACTTCAAGGGTGTCGTACATCTCGACTTCGGCGACTCGCTCCGCACAGGCGAAGCCGCATCGACGATGGCACTTCGCGCGTTCCCCGCCACACTGCAGCTCGCGTTCGCAACGATGTTCCTCGCCATCCTCGGCGCCGTGATCATCGGCTGCTGGGCCGCCTACCGCCCCAACTCGCTCGCTGACCGCATCTCGAGCTTGCTGTCGATGACGGCGGCATCGATCCCCGACTTCTGGTTCGCCATCATGGGCGTCTACGTCTTCGCCATCCTGTTCGGCTGGCTGCCAACCTCGGGTGTCGACAGCGGCATGCTCTCCTGGATTCTGCCGATCGCGACACTGCTCATCCGCCCGCTCGGGGTTCTGACGCAGGTCGTGCGAGGTGCCATGGTCTCGGCCCTGTCCGCCCCGTACGTCCGACTCGCCAGAAGTAAAGGCGCAGGCGATCTTCGAGTCGTCACGCACCACGCGCTGCGAAACGCAGCCGCGCCTGCTTTGACTGTCGCAGGCGACCTGATGGTCGGTCTCGTCAACGGAGCAGTCGTCGTCGAGGCGATCTTCGGATGGCCCGGCATCGGCAAACTGATGATCGACGCCATCCTGCAGCGCGACTTCGCGGTCCTCCAGGCCGCGGTGCTGCTGACCGCGGTGAGCATCTTCGTTCTCAACATCGTCATCGACGCCTGCTACGCACTGCTCGACGCCCGCGTTCGCGACAAGGCGAAGGTCTAG
- a CDS encoding LysR substrate-binding domain-containing protein, whose protein sequence is MFSLNRLTCFIAVAEELHFGRAAERLHMTQPPLSRQIQQLENEVGVQLIDRTSRSVTLTAAGVAFLPDARRILNLAEGAVLTVRRVPTGDLGTVVVGFTGASAHAVLPQLLEKARVELPDVKIVLREMVSAVQMESLAIGDLDLGLARPPLKRPGIASRPVLHEALVAALPSDHPLAERDRLTVDDFDDQPIIMYSPVDARYFHELLISTFTIVGVTPRYVQYVTQVHTMLVLVRSGIGVALVPESSTTMQPSGVVFRPVDTTPTRPVELNAAWRTDNDNPALHRFMSDVLPTREWS, encoded by the coding sequence ATGTTCTCACTCAACCGACTGACATGCTTCATCGCTGTCGCCGAGGAATTGCACTTCGGCCGGGCTGCTGAGCGGCTGCACATGACCCAGCCGCCGCTCAGCCGTCAGATTCAGCAACTCGAGAACGAGGTCGGCGTCCAACTCATCGACCGAACCAGCAGGTCGGTGACATTGACCGCCGCGGGCGTCGCGTTTCTTCCCGATGCCCGACGCATCCTCAATCTTGCCGAAGGCGCAGTCCTCACTGTTCGACGCGTACCGACCGGCGACCTGGGAACCGTCGTCGTCGGATTCACCGGGGCGTCGGCGCACGCTGTTCTTCCACAGCTACTCGAGAAGGCACGCGTGGAGCTACCCGACGTCAAGATCGTTCTGCGAGAAATGGTTTCGGCCGTACAGATGGAATCCCTCGCCATCGGCGATCTCGATCTGGGTCTCGCGCGACCGCCTCTGAAACGTCCCGGAATCGCGTCACGCCCCGTGCTGCACGAAGCTCTTGTCGCCGCATTGCCGTCCGATCACCCCTTGGCCGAGCGTGATCGGTTGACCGTCGACGATTTCGACGATCAACCGATCATCATGTACTCACCGGTCGACGCCCGCTACTTCCACGAACTGCTGATCAGCACATTCACGATCGTCGGCGTCACTCCCCGGTACGTGCAGTACGTGACGCAGGTTCACACCATGCTGGTGCTGGTCCGATCGGGCATCGGCGTGGCCTTGGTGCCCGAGTCCTCGACCACGATGCAGCCGAGTGGCGTCGTCTTTCGCCCCGTCGACACCACCCCCACGCGTCCCGTCGAGCTCAATGCCGCCTGGCGCACCGACAACGACAACCCCGCGCTCCACCGCTTCATGTCGGATGTCCTGCCTACCCGGGAATGGTCTTGA
- a CDS encoding universal stress protein gives MTVVVGYSPTTEGKGALPFAFGEALQRGVDLIIVAEEDSASEDGFGAVIESARDEAGAAGVVVKHHDNEKGRSHADNLIDLSYVEGTQLVVLGIRRRSPVGKLFLGSISQRVLLEAQCPVVAVKPPVGLPR, from the coding sequence ATGACCGTCGTCGTCGGCTACTCGCCGACCACCGAAGGCAAAGGCGCCCTTCCGTTCGCATTCGGCGAAGCTCTGCAACGCGGGGTCGACCTGATCATCGTCGCGGAAGAGGACTCTGCGTCCGAGGACGGCTTCGGCGCGGTGATCGAATCCGCGCGTGACGAGGCTGGTGCTGCCGGCGTCGTGGTCAAGCATCACGACAACGAGAAGGGCCGCTCACACGCGGACAACCTAATCGATCTCTCCTACGTCGAAGGCACACAACTGGTCGTCCTCGGAATCCGTCGTCGATCGCCCGTCGGAAAACTGTTCCTGGGCAGCATCTCTCAAAGGGTATTGCTGGAAGCGCAGTGCCCCGTGGTCGCTGTCAAACCTCCTGTCGGTTTGCCGCGTTGA
- a CDS encoding ABC transporter substrate-binding protein, which translates to MSPARAVQQGRTRRTAAPGHSAGSTPAIILAGALAFSMVASGCTVANSNRGSAASPDTLRIVLQEEPPTLEACDVSLTSVGVVTRSNITEPLMERNPTTGDLEPLLADSWEQTSDTEWTIKLHPGVTFSDGTPFEAADAAHSIERTVNSDLACNVEGYVFGDADLEVEVIDPLTLTVASPEPDPILPLRVSFVEMVPRTTPLTERVRQPIGTGPYAIDYWDAGQRLSLVRNETYWGPKPDYARADYQWRSEGSVRASMVTNGEAEIAVGLGPEDGAGDLGVAYPNNETTAVRIQLEEPPLDDIRVRQAINYSVNRDGIVKALFRGLGTPAEQLISEGVIGFNENMEPWPYDPEKAQQLIDEARADGVPVDTEIRMIGRTGQFPKVNETLEVIQNALSELGMNVSIEMTDSAGTAEYQERPFPKVGPYLLVIQHGNQAGDAAFTADQYLKSEGFQSAGGTPEFDERVNEAGTKTGEERQEAYAQLFADEPNEVMQMAFIAHMNGVLAKAASVDYTPNSATVDEMHLKAMTRADTTETD; encoded by the coding sequence ATGAGCCCTGCACGAGCAGTGCAGCAGGGACGGACCCGGCGCACAGCCGCACCTGGTCATTCCGCAGGCTCCACTCCTGCGATCATACTCGCTGGCGCACTTGCCTTTTCGATGGTCGCCAGCGGTTGCACGGTGGCCAACTCCAACCGAGGTTCGGCCGCAAGCCCGGACACCCTGCGAATCGTGTTGCAGGAAGAGCCGCCGACCCTGGAAGCGTGCGACGTCTCGCTCACGTCGGTCGGCGTCGTCACCCGATCCAACATCACCGAGCCGCTGATGGAGCGAAACCCCACCACAGGCGATCTCGAGCCCCTGCTGGCGGATTCGTGGGAGCAGACGTCCGACACCGAGTGGACCATCAAGCTGCATCCCGGCGTCACGTTCAGCGACGGGACTCCATTCGAAGCCGCAGACGCAGCGCACTCGATCGAGCGGACGGTCAATTCCGACCTCGCATGCAATGTGGAGGGTTACGTCTTCGGCGACGCCGACCTCGAGGTCGAGGTGATCGATCCACTCACGCTCACCGTCGCCTCGCCGGAACCCGATCCCATCCTGCCGCTACGTGTGTCCTTCGTCGAGATGGTTCCGAGGACAACGCCGCTGACCGAAAGAGTCCGCCAGCCCATCGGCACCGGGCCGTACGCCATCGACTACTGGGATGCCGGCCAACGACTGTCCCTCGTCCGCAACGAGACCTATTGGGGACCGAAGCCCGACTACGCCCGCGCCGACTATCAGTGGCGCAGCGAGGGCAGTGTTCGTGCCTCGATGGTTACCAATGGCGAGGCGGAGATCGCAGTAGGTCTCGGTCCGGAAGACGGCGCCGGAGACCTCGGCGTCGCGTACCCGAACAACGAAACGACGGCGGTGCGCATCCAGCTCGAGGAACCGCCACTCGACGACATCCGCGTTCGGCAGGCCATCAACTACTCGGTCAACCGCGACGGCATCGTCAAGGCATTGTTCCGCGGCCTCGGAACACCTGCGGAACAACTGATCTCGGAGGGTGTCATCGGTTTCAACGAGAACATGGAGCCGTGGCCCTACGATCCCGAGAAGGCCCAGCAGCTGATCGACGAAGCACGGGCGGACGGAGTACCCGTCGACACCGAAATCCGAATGATCGGTCGGACCGGGCAATTCCCGAAGGTCAACGAGACGCTCGAGGTCATCCAGAACGCGCTCTCCGAACTCGGCATGAACGTATCGATAGAGATGACCGACTCCGCAGGCACTGCCGAGTACCAGGAACGACCGTTCCCGAAGGTCGGGCCCTACCTGCTGGTCATCCAGCATGGCAACCAAGCAGGCGACGCTGCCTTCACCGCCGATCAATACCTGAAGAGCGAAGGTTTCCAGAGTGCGGGCGGTACACCGGAGTTCGACGAGCGTGTCAACGAGGCAGGCACCAAGACCGGGGAAGAGCGCCAGGAAGCGTACGCACAACTGTTCGCCGACGAGCCGAACGAGGTCATGCAGATGGCATTCATCGCGCACATGAACGGCGTTCTCGCCAAGGCCGCTTCGGTCGACTACACACCGAACTCCGCAACCGTCGACGAGATGCACCTCAAAGCAATGACTCGCGCCGACACCACCGAAACCGACTGA